The Salmo salar chromosome ssa02, Ssal_v3.1, whole genome shotgun sequence genome segment GGGCACACTCCATTTCGCATACTGCATTAACagatttgtgcacgggggcactgTCATACTGaagcaggaaagggccttccccaaactgttgccacaaagttggaagaacagaatcgtctagattgccattgtatgctgtagctttacgatttcccttcattggaacagaggggcctagcccgaaccatgaaaaacagccccagaccattattcctcctccaccaaactttacagttggcactatgcattgggtcaTGTAGCATTGTCCTGGCTTATgctaaacccagatttgtccgtcggactgccagatgatgaagcttcatcactccagagaatccGTTTCCACgcagagctttacaccacttcacccaacgcttggcattgtgcatggtgaaaTTAgacttgtgtgctgctgctcagccatggaaacccgacaaacagttattgagctcacgttgcttccagaggtagtttggaacttggtagtgagtgttgcaaccaaggacaaacgttttttacacgctacgtgcttcagcactctgcggtcccgttctgtgagcttgtgtggcctaccaccttgtggctgagccattgttgctcctagatgtttccacttcacaaaataacagcacttacagttgaccagggcgaGTTAGAACAGAAGTCGCACAGGGAGGGTAAAGCAAAGGGGAGGGTCAcgtgaaaatattttttaggtTTTTAATGACATCCTGTCTCCCCCAATTGTTTTTTTACGGTCCCTTActgtcatgtgtgcatacattttacatacagttTGTCCCGGGAACcaaacccactatcctgatgccatgctgtaccaactgagtTGCATAGGACCACAAGTGAAGAACTATCTAGTACAATTAACCAAGTAATCATCATCATCCTAATCATCATCAAGAAATGAATACATGTGATATGATTACAAAATGAATATACAAAcgtgaaataaaatctgaaatacagATGAACTGAAAGAAACATAAAGGGTGGAAATGGATGGTAAAACCAAAATATTTGgagatgacaaagtgaaaagctTGATTTAAGCTTGTTATTTACATGTATCTGATAAGTTAAAAAGATTCTGATGAGGTGTATTACCATGGTCCCTGTATTCACATCTCTCAGGTAGAGACGAAACCGTGAATCCAGAGTTACGCTCATGGTGTTACTGCCGCTGTCCCCTCTGCAGTGTTCACATATCACTACCACTGGTCTCTCTGAGCTTCTCTGCTGCCACACTCtttcctctaacacacacacacacacacacacatcacaaacacatgcacgttcgcacatatggacacacagacacacaaacacacacagatgtgcgcacacacacacattcacacacacacacatatacgttATTTGTGGTCAAACAAATGTTACTTGTATACACAATTCCATTAGTGCTAGAACTACAGGGATTTTTTTTGGTATGCAAATCACTAATACCAGCCTAAAGAGTGCTCTCACCTGTATGACCTCATAAGTAGAGGTCACGTTGGAGATCTGTAGTGTGGCGTATGTGTCACCTACTGCCTGTTGGCAGACATGGGGACATGTCACACAGTAAGTGCCTCACACATAATACAGTATTTCTTAGCAAAAGCACAATAAAAAGAAAACACAAGACTATTACCATGCTTTTTCAAAGTAACTATAATAAGTTACCTATTACTGTCTTCAAAACTTGTAAAACAAAAAGAAAATGACAAAGTATTATTATGTAATTTCTAGGTCATTCCAAAGTATTTTCTGTACTGTAAACTAGTGTTACCGACATACCTTCAGTCCTCTGGATAATCTGATAGTGAACAGAGATGATGACAAAGATTAGAACAGGAAATATTGAAACTGATATATTACCATATGGATATATTCATCTCTCATTGACAGACTACCAATGACCAAATTACGCtggattttagttctgggttaaccaagattatATTAAAGACTATTTCTGAAGAATGTCCATGAAATAATGAAATACAAGATTCTACTTGCTTAGCAATTAcagtaaatccattttacctGATATATTTATAGACTCCGAAGATGACTGTTAGAATCCACAATACAATGACCACTCCACAGATTATGGATGGAACTGATGTTTGAGCGACAAGACATGTTTGAGTTACTTTGTTAGTTACCAAATCCACTTTCTCTATACTTTATGTATGTTTACCAATAGTCTTTGTAATGAATTTATACAGGTAATAGCATAATCGTTAAATTGTAGAATTGCTTAAAATGTCATTAACTTCATCTTCATGAATTTAATTGTTTAATTATACACAACAACCTGTTTAACCAATGATGGAAAAAAAGTACCATTTCATTGTTACAGCAGTAGGCCTACCTGTAGTTATGGAGGGGTAATGGGGAAAATACACAAAGATGTTGGTCCTATCTTTGCCATAGCTATTTTGTgcttcacagcagaacagtccactcTCACTGATATCCTGCAGAACCAGAAACTGAGATCTAGACTCCATTGGGACCATCTTGcgctcattgactctgtaccaggtgTAGTTCTTCACTGGTGGGTTGGCATTGCTGCTGCAAGTCAGAGTCAAAGAGCTGCCCCCTACTACTGAACCAGAGGTAAGGACTGACACTGAGGTGTTCTTGGGAGGGGCTGGGGAAAAGAAACATTAGATATTGTATGTCAAGAGTCATTTTAGTGTGTGTTATGATACTGTCTATAGTTTAAACTATTGTTCATATTTGGTTTCATTGTGTACATACACATTCCATCTAGTTGAATGACAGATGAGTTCTCAGTTCCATGGTCATTGATGGATTCACAGTAGAAATAACTATCATCTGCTGGTACCTGGACAGTTAGCATTCTGCTAGCCCCCACTGTTGAAACCTGTTCTCCAATAACTCTGTACCAGTTGTAGCGCCCCACTGCTGGGTTGGCATTGCTGCTGCAAGTCAGAGTCACAGAACTGCCCTCTACCACTGaaccagagggactgactgacactgaggtgTTCTTGGGAGAGTCTGAGGGAGAGCGCACAGAAAGTTGTCAAATTCTATAGAAATAATTAACTTACCATACATGAATCAAACTTACCATGCATGAATCAACTTACAAAGAACAGCGACTGTCAGATAAGTTTCGGATGATTTATCACTCTTGCCAGCTTGTCGTTTGTACAGCGCAGTGCAGGAGATCTTCTCTCCATGGTGGACATGTGAAGCGGTGAAGTTCAGGAGAGAAGTTATGACTTGATTCGGAGTCTCCTGCAAATCCTCCACACTGTCACTCAGTGTGGGGGTCCATGTCAGAGTTGGAGGAAGTGAGGGACAGGGGGCAGCAGCAGAGCAGATCAAACTCACTGAGGTCCCCTCCATCACATTTACTGTTGCTGGACTTAGAGTGGGTTTGGATGGATTTTCTGagggagtaaaaaaaaaatgttttattacatGAGCAGTGCATTAAATACAGCCAGTTCAAACCTGCAACTTAaatgaacacaacacaacacaaaactaGCATATTCTAATGATACTCTACCTTTTACATTAATTGTGACAGGTTCTGGAAAACTATATTTCAGAGGATTGTCACAGTCAATTTTGAATGAAAAGTAGTCATTGAAAGAAGATAAGTCATTCAGGATTGTGGTGCATTCCTTCTGCTGCAAGTTCCCAGTTAGATTCCCTTGAATTTTGTTTAAGCCTTTTCCTGTCAGACTAGAATCAAACACTTGTACTCCTGCCCATCCTTTCTTCCATATTCCTTTACATGAAGTTGTGAGGAATGACTCAAATCCAGATTGCAGTGTAAATGAGCAGGGAATGGCCACACAAGATCCACTCAGAGCCTTTATATTCTGAGGCAACAGAGATGCAAAATCTAGGCACAGAACACCTGAAATACACAACAACAAAATATTAGACTGGGGTGTTAGGTTGTTTTCAACTTCACTAGGGTGTTGTTTTGTCCTACAAACTGCCCAAAAATATGCTGGCTAGTTATTTAGCGATGTGCAGAACAATCTGGCTAGCATTTTGGGGGGACGTAGCAATGCTAGTAGACCTGGATTgtatgaactatccctttaaaggcccagtgcaaacgtttttatctcaatatcaaattatttctgggtaacaataaaGCAATGTACTGTAATATTTAAAAAGAATGTTTTTTACAATTTATgtttcaagcaagaattttgctaggactgtctgggagtggggaagggtacaaaatgGTGCATTAACCACAGTGTGGATCAATCCACCTGAGCAGAGAAGGGATATGTAACCTTAAAACtaagttattggcagagaggtttgaaacGCTCTTTGTTATTTGTCTATTAACTTTACCCCCCTGGTGATGTCACTAGGCATGACAAAACTCCACCCAtgcaaaacctgctgattagaaggtcctgtatttcaaccagcaactttggtgaaataacactgatcacatttttacagtgttagtttcaccAGCTGTTGTATaaatatgatacaaaacacaggaaaaactgaATGTTGACTGCGCTGGGCTTTTAATAAGTATCAGAACACTAAtcatgtttccatccacagtttgtatgcgagtaaagtcatatcGTATTACAACAAAAAATCAGGATGGCAGTAGCGAGGTctattggcgacagattttcatacgAATATTATAAAATCCGataaagaaaatatgcatttTCCTACCAGTGGTGTGTTTCGGATAAAAATCAGTGCATGATgacagtgcacacaaaatgtaaatTTTCGCTTAAATTTTCATGTACCAAATCAAAATCTAAAGTTCAtagtgtttccatcgcattttcaactcatattttctttatgcagatttttaaatattcacatgaaaatctgtcgccaattggatgggaACCTAGCTAAAGATAACCTAACAAATGTAAATGGTAAAGTGCAATGGGATATACAAGACAGCAGTGCATCAGACCCAGCCTTTCCCACAGCGACCCACCTTGCAGCAGACCACCAATGAGGATGAGTCTTTCAGCTCCTGTGATGTGCATGATTCTCTGTATCAGAAAGGGCCGGATGAGCTCACCTGATATGAAACACtgtctggacagacagacagacatgttcaGTACAGAGGCAGCACACACACTTCATTACACTGTCTTCATTTTTTAAAACATGAAACCAACAGTGAAAATAACTTTGAAATAAAGTTAAACACATCAAAATGTTGACATTTTAGTTTTGATTTGTCATTGATTCCATACAGATTTTGATTTTAGGGAACTGAAACAACATTGACCCTATTCTCCACAAGAAAGTCTGAGTTTTCTTGCTTTTTTATTTGACATGTTGGCTACACTACAAACATTTGTATCATAATGAGATTAGAATCATAGTAATATGAGCATATTTCTCACATAATAAATATagaataaaaaatacattatttcatTATACCCTGAAGCCAATGAAGCTGTGTTGATTCTGAGTAAGTATAAATACCTAAATGAAGCATAATAAAGTCAAACAGGTTCATATTTTGGGTGTAGATTCATTTCCATTGAAAATACTGACCAATACAAATGAATGAAGCATAAAGAGCTGTGAGCTGATTAGGTTGATATTTGTGCTAATCTAGATGTAGCCTACACCTGAACCACTAAAGAAAATGTAGCCTAGTTGAACTTGACAATATCTACAATTCCATTTTAATTAGATGCTATCAATATCTGAAATGTGTTCCCAAATACAACTCATCCGAAAATATCAACACGTGGGGACACATGTACATAAACTTTAAAATGCTTCACTCCACAGTACAAAATTTGGACAGTCACATGAATTACCATAACAGAAAAAGTACAAACAGAAATTGTGTCTTCGACCTCTTACCAGTATTCACGCGATGGTCATCTGTTCAAATCCAATGCACAATTCAGGCTATATAAATGACACCTGAAGTGGTGTTCTGTTGTCAAGCTGCCTGTCACTGCAGACATTCAGAAGAAGTGCCACTGCTGTTTGCAAGACACAGAATTTTCCTTCATTGAATAAGCGTCAACCCACAAGCACTAGCCTTCATCTGTAGTATCAAATGATCATCAGATTTTCTTTTCAATCACATTTACTAGTTAAATATATCAAGCTTCACAAGGAAGGCAACATCCTCTGATTCCAGATTAAATACATGCAGACATATAATCCAGTGACCTGTAAATTACACAGAAAGCTATAGCCCCTTGCAATAtctctttatttctcttttttaaacatttttttctttTAAAGGAACACAAGCCAACAGTAATTCATCCAGAGATTTAAATCCACTAATGTAATGATATAGTTTCAAGTCTATTTTTACAGCGAGTTCCAGTTCTAGTTTAACTGCTCAAGACATGTGGCTGAAGGAAATGACAAGTTTGATATATTGCATAACTTGTTACTTTCCATAGTTACTACTCAATGTGCTACCATTCAAAGAAGAAGTAAAAGCAAACTTTAATGTGGATATCATAAACGTACAATTCAAAGGGCTTAGAAAGAGAGAAATTACATGAAGAAATTAATAAAAGTCTCTTTGATGATGAATTTATATTAATGTTACTCTACACAATATATTAACCCTTCAGTGTTGAGGagataatatacatatatatatacaggacctatcaaaaggttggacacacctactcattaatgggtctttctttatttttactattttctgcaatgtagaataatagtgaagatatcaaaactatgaaataacacatggaatcatgtagtaaccaaacaaagtgttaaacaaatcaaaatacatggaCATGATATGCAAACATGATTGTCATTGAATAATAGCCATTtagctggcaggtgtcttcactgacattatcaatctctccctgacccagtctgtaatacctacaagaacgccaaggtaacctgtctaaatgactaccgccctgtagtaCTCACATTTGTAGTCATGAAATGCTttcaaaggctggtcatggctcacatcaacaccattatcccagacaccATGGGCACACTCCATTTCGCATACTGCATTAACAGATTTGTGCACGGGTGCACTGTCATACTGaagcaggaaagggccttccccaaactgttgccacaaagttggaagaacagaatcgtctagattgccattgtatgctgtagctttacgatttcccttcattggaacagaggggcctagcccgaaccatgaaaaacagccccagaccattattcctcctccaccaaactttacagttggcactatgcattgggtcaTGTAGCATTGTCCTGGCTTATgctaaacccagatttgtccgtcggactgccagatgatgaagcttcatcactccagagaatccGTTTCCACgcagagctttacaccacttcacccaacgcttggcattgtgcatggtgaaaTTAgacttgtgtgctgctgctcagccatggaaacccgacaaacagttattgagctcacgttgcttccagaggtagtttggaacttggtagtgagtgttgcaaccaaggacaaacgttttttacacgctacgtgcttcagcactctgcggtcccgttctgtgagcttgtgtggcctaccaccttgtggctgagccattgttgctcctagatgtttccacttcacaaaataacagcacttacagttgaccagggcgaGTTAGAACAGAAGTCGCACAGGGAGGGTAAAGCAAAGGGGAGGGTCAcgtgaaaatattttttaggtTTTTAATGACATCCTGTCTCCCCCAATTGTTTTTTACGGTCCCTTActgtcatgtgtgcatacattttacatacagttTGTCCCGGGAACcaaacccactatcctgatgccatgctgtaccaactgagtTGCATAGGACCACAAGTGAAGAACTATCTAGTACAATTAACCAAGTAATCATCATCATCCTAATCATCATCAAGAAATGAATACATGTGATATGATTACAAAATGAATATACAAAcgtgaaataaaatctgaaatacagATGAACTGAAAGAAACATAAAGGGTGGAAATGGATGGTAAAACCAAAATATTTGgagatgacaaagtgaaaagctTGATTTAAGCTTGTTATTTACATGTATCTGATAAGTTAAAAAGATTCTGATGAGGTGTACTACCACGTTCCCTGTATTCACGTCTCTCAGGTAGAGACGAAACCGTGAATCCAGAGTTACGCTCATGGTGTTACTGCCGCTGTCCCCTCTGCAGTGTTCACATATCACTACCACTGGTCTCTCTGAGCTTCTCTGCTGCCACACTCtttcctctaacacacacacacacacacacatcacaaacacatgcacgttcgcacatatggacacacagacacacaaacacacacagatgtgcgcacacacacacattcacacacacacacatatacgttATTTGTGGTCAAACAAATGTTACTTGTATACACAATTCCAATAGTGCTAGAACTGCAGGGATTTTTTTTGGTATGCAAATCACTAATACCAGCCTAAAGAGTGCTCTCACCTGTATGACCTCATAAGTAGAG includes the following:
- the LOC106600191 gene encoding sialoadhesin — translated: MHITGAERLILIGGLLQGVLCLDFASLLPQNIKALSGSCVAIPCSFTLQSGFESFLTTSCKGIWKKGWAGVQVFDSSLTGKGLNKIQGNLTGNLQQKECTTILNDLSSFNDYFSFKIDCDNPLKYSFPEPVTINVKENPSKPTLSPATVNVMEGTSVSLICSAAAPCPSLPPTLTWTPTLSDSVEDLQETPNQVITSLLNFTASHVHHGEKISCTALYKRQAGKSDKSSETYLTVAVLYSPKNTSVSVSPSGSVVEGSSVTLTCSSNANPAVGRYNWYRVIGEQVSTVGASRMLTVQVPADDSYFYCESINDHGTENSSVIQLDGMSPPKNTSVSVLTSGSVVGGSSLTLTCSSNANPPVKNYTWYRVNERKMVPMESRSQFLVLQDISESGLFCCEAQNSYGKDRTNIFVYFPHYPSITTVPSIICGVVIVLWILTVIFGVYKYIRLSRGLKAVGDTYATLQISNVTSTYEVIQRKECGSREAQRDQW